A window of the Heliomicrobium gestii genome harbors these coding sequences:
- a CDS encoding amino acid ABC transporter permease, producing MDQWNDVLSYGPQFLSGLKVTMEVTLYSLLLSMAIGVVIAILRVSSTKVFNAIGVTYVEFFQNTPLIIQVFFIYFGTPALGVKLSGFTCGTIGLALYTGAYIGEVFRAGIQAVPKGQMEAARSSGMSYLQAMGYVVLPQAVKIVLPPLANQVVNMVKNSAILSTIVVADLMYETYRIASETFIIFEVFIFAALLYLVITVPLSTVANLLEQRLRRSS from the coding sequence ATGGACCAGTGGAATGACGTGTTATCCTACGGGCCGCAGTTTCTTTCCGGTCTGAAGGTGACCATGGAAGTTACCCTCTATTCCTTGCTGCTTTCCATGGCCATCGGCGTCGTCATCGCCATTCTGCGGGTTTCATCGACCAAAGTGTTCAACGCCATCGGTGTGACCTATGTGGAGTTCTTTCAGAACACGCCGCTGATCATTCAGGTCTTTTTCATCTATTTCGGCACGCCGGCGCTGGGTGTCAAGCTGTCGGGCTTCACCTGCGGCACCATCGGACTGGCCCTGTATACGGGCGCCTATATCGGCGAGGTCTTCCGTGCCGGCATCCAGGCGGTGCCGAAAGGGCAGATGGAAGCGGCCCGCTCATCGGGGATGAGCTACCTGCAAGCGATGGGCTATGTCGTCCTGCCCCAGGCGGTGAAGATCGTGCTTCCGCCGCTGGCGAACCAGGTCGTCAACATGGTCAAGAACTCGGCCATCTTGAGCACGATCGTCGTGGCCGACCTGATGTACGAGACCTATCGCATCGCCAGCGAGACCTTTATCATCTTCGAGGTCTTCATCTTCGCGGCGCTGCTCTACCTGGTCATCACCGTGCCGCTCAGTACGGTCGCCAATCTGCTCGAACAGCGGCTGCGCCGGAGTTCGTAG
- a CDS encoding amino acid ABC transporter permease gives MDGSKWTVLFEPKNVKFLLLGLQWTIELALISIALSLFFGIVICALRISQYRFLRYPAFLYVESLRNLPLILLIFFTYFALPKIGLSLPKFWAAVVAFTIFTSALVAEIIRGGIQSVPKGQWEAARAQGFTYLETMVYIILPQALRKMIPPLISQFITLTKDTSYASIIGLTELTEHGKLIFVEYNNPVQVFFVVACIYFIVNFSLSRFGMYMEKRMAIG, from the coding sequence TTGGACGGGTCGAAATGGACCGTACTCTTTGAACCGAAAAACGTGAAGTTTTTGCTGCTAGGCTTGCAATGGACCATCGAATTGGCCCTGATCAGCATCGCTCTCAGCCTCTTTTTCGGGATCGTCATCTGCGCCCTGCGCATCTCCCAGTATCGGTTTTTGCGCTATCCGGCCTTCTTGTATGTGGAGTCGCTGCGCAACCTGCCGCTGATCCTGCTGATCTTTTTCACCTATTTTGCCTTGCCAAAAATCGGCCTCAGTTTGCCTAAGTTTTGGGCGGCTGTCGTGGCCTTCACCATCTTTACATCAGCCCTGGTCGCCGAGATCATCCGCGGCGGCATCCAATCGGTGCCCAAAGGCCAGTGGGAGGCGGCCCGCGCCCAGGGGTTCACCTACCTGGAGACGATGGTCTACATCATCCTGCCGCAAGCGCTGCGCAAGATGATCCCGCCCTTGATCAGCCAGTTCATCACCTTGACGAAGGATACCTCTTATGCGTCGATCATCGGGCTCACGGAGTTGACAGAGCATGGCAAACTGATCTTCGTCGAATACAACAACCCGGTTCAAGTCTTCTTCGTTGTCGCCTGCATCTACTTCATCGTCAACTTTAGCCTGTCCCGGTTTGGCATGTACATGGAAAAGAGGATGGCGATCGGTTGA
- a CDS encoding HD-GYP domain-containing protein has product MKSLNGMPDIYYQKDCVGGEPSHLLLWAGREPLGASSGRNMAKWGRARVFSAQTGKVSEQYAVGDMLAADVFTVDGRLLIPKGTLLTDAIYRQILKWEEIGILTGQKPKAVTGAGLEMQYESLKKVGQEQVLFQHSIETVRDVFLDMREGHGFNEGAIRDTTAEIVSSIARDEKIGLRLSRLWDTDDYTLHHSVDVCLLSTMIGMSLGLSKAELESLAVGAILHDIGKIYIPDEILNKRGKLTDEEFALIRTHPEAGMKVFQESGVRLPEEQMACILQHQEWCNGKGYPNGLRYAQIHLFARIVAVADVYSALTTNRSYRGRLDHINAVSIISSSARDHLDKHIVFVFIDRLRDLMLNTRVRLSTGEEGYVVQFYEDSPLQPTVLVTETADGRKLVSPYLIHLKEKTDVFIQQVLFGKI; this is encoded by the coding sequence TTGAAATCCTTGAATGGAATGCCAGACATATACTACCAAAAGGACTGTGTTGGCGGCGAGCCGTCCCACCTGCTGCTTTGGGCGGGACGGGAACCGCTGGGCGCTTCGTCTGGCCGAAATATGGCGAAATGGGGGCGGGCGCGGGTGTTTTCAGCGCAAACGGGAAAAGTCTCTGAACAATATGCAGTCGGTGATATGCTGGCCGCCGATGTGTTTACTGTCGATGGCCGGTTATTGATCCCGAAAGGAACCTTGCTCACAGACGCCATCTACCGGCAGATCCTCAAATGGGAAGAGATCGGTATCCTCACCGGTCAAAAGCCGAAGGCTGTCACCGGCGCCGGCCTGGAGATGCAGTATGAGTCCCTGAAAAAAGTGGGACAGGAACAGGTCCTCTTCCAACATTCCATCGAAACGGTGCGCGATGTCTTTCTCGATATGCGTGAGGGCCATGGTTTCAACGAAGGGGCCATCCGCGACACCACCGCGGAGATCGTCTCCTCCATCGCTCGCGATGAGAAGATCGGCCTGCGCCTGTCGCGGTTGTGGGATACGGACGATTACACCCTCCATCATTCCGTCGACGTCTGTCTCCTCAGCACGATGATCGGGATGAGCCTGGGCCTCTCGAAGGCGGAGTTGGAGAGCCTGGCCGTCGGCGCCATCCTCCACGATATCGGCAAAATCTATATCCCCGACGAGATCCTGAACAAACGGGGCAAGCTGACCGACGAGGAATTCGCCTTGATCCGGACCCACCCGGAGGCGGGGATGAAGGTCTTTCAGGAGAGCGGCGTCCGCCTGCCCGAAGAGCAGATGGCCTGCATCCTCCAGCACCAGGAGTGGTGCAACGGCAAGGGCTATCCCAATGGTCTTCGCTACGCCCAGATCCACCTCTTTGCCCGCATCGTCGCTGTTGCCGATGTCTACTCGGCCTTGACGACGAACAGGTCCTACCGGGGACGGCTCGATCACATCAACGCCGTCAGCATCATCAGTTCCAGCGCCCGGGACCATCTCGACAAGCACATCGTCTTTGTCTTTATCGATCGGTTGCGCGATCTGATGCTGAATACGCGGGTGCGACTCTCCACCGGCGAGGAAGGCTATGTGGTGCAGTTTTACGAGGATTCGCCCCTCCAGCCGACGGTGTTGGTGACAGAGACGGCGGACGGGCGCAAACTGGTCAGCCCCTACCTGATTCATTTGAAGGAAAAAACTGACGTTTTTATTCAACAAGTTTTGTTCGGCAAAATCTAA
- a CDS encoding radical SAM protein, whose protein sequence is MLLQWHITERCNWRCAHCYQADSAPAGEDELSPHEWPGVIAQFKALLTELSRRQGRPVGGQITVTGGEPFIHPAFMDLLALLAAEKAHFRFAILTNGSCVDNAMARALRRLEPLFVQVSLEGSRERHETIRGAGTYDQAVAALESLVRHGVRAFISFTAHRGNYRDFPEVAELGRRLKVDKVWADRLIPFGRGEGLAEASLTPEETRAFFEIMAGARRKAERSWFQRNRTVVAMDRALQFLSGGGKPYRCTAGKSLLCLLPDGGVTPCRRLPLMAGNLRQAALTEIYLRAPLLEKLRAPTQGAPDCGGCLFRRACDGGLRCLAYATKGDPFARDPGCWMA, encoded by the coding sequence ATGCTGCTGCAGTGGCACATCACGGAGCGGTGCAATTGGCGCTGCGCCCACTGCTACCAGGCGGACAGCGCGCCTGCCGGTGAGGACGAGTTGTCCCCTCATGAATGGCCCGGCGTGATCGCCCAGTTCAAAGCGCTCTTGACGGAACTGTCCCGCCGGCAGGGGCGGCCTGTGGGCGGTCAAATCACGGTGACCGGCGGGGAACCCTTCATTCATCCCGCCTTTATGGATCTCCTCGCCCTGCTGGCTGCCGAAAAGGCGCACTTTCGTTTTGCCATCCTGACGAACGGCAGCTGCGTCGACAACGCTATGGCGCGAGCCTTGCGTCGCCTTGAACCGCTTTTTGTGCAGGTGAGCCTGGAGGGCAGCCGGGAGCGGCATGAAACCATTCGGGGCGCCGGGACCTATGACCAGGCGGTGGCGGCGCTGGAATCGCTCGTCCGCCATGGTGTGCGCGCCTTTATCTCCTTTACGGCCCATCGGGGAAACTACCGCGATTTTCCGGAAGTGGCCGAACTGGGCCGCCGGCTGAAGGTGGACAAGGTTTGGGCCGACCGCCTGATCCCCTTCGGTCGTGGCGAGGGCTTGGCGGAGGCGTCGTTGACGCCGGAAGAGACGCGCGCTTTTTTTGAGATCATGGCCGGCGCGCGCCGGAAGGCGGAGCGTTCCTGGTTTCAACGGAATCGGACGGTTGTCGCCATGGATCGGGCCTTGCAGTTTTTGAGCGGCGGCGGGAAACCCTATCGCTGCACGGCCGGGAAGAGCCTGCTCTGCCTCCTGCCAGACGGCGGTGTGACGCCCTGCCGCCGCCTGCCGCTGATGGCCGGGAACCTCCGGCAGGCGGCGTTGACGGAGATATACCTGCGCGCTCCCTTGCTCGAAAAGCTGCGCGCTCCGACCCAGGGGGCGCCGGACTGTGGAGGATGTCTGTTCCGGCGCGCCTGTGATGGCGGGTTGCGCTGCCTGGCCTATGCCACAAAAGGCGATCCCTTTGCGCGCGATCCAGGCTGCTGGATGGCATGA
- a CDS encoding amino acid ABC transporter ATP-binding protein, translated as MIRFEKVNKWFGKLHVLRDIDLHIREGEVVVVIGPSGSGKSTLLRCINKLETITEGRLTVDGFRTDDPKTNINLLRQEIGMVFQHFNLYPHKTVLENITLAPIKVRKVAKEDADQTAMFYLNKVGIPEKAQAYPTQLSGGQQQRVAIARGLAMKPKIMLFDEPTSALDPEMINEVLDVMKTLAKEGMTMVVVTHEMGFAREVADRVIFMDNGSIVEEGTPEHFFINPREDRTKLFLSKILTSTR; from the coding sequence CTGATCCGATTTGAAAAAGTGAACAAGTGGTTTGGGAAGCTGCATGTGCTTCGCGATATCGATTTACATATCCGTGAAGGGGAAGTTGTCGTCGTTATCGGTCCCAGCGGCTCCGGCAAAAGCACACTGCTTCGCTGCATCAACAAGTTGGAGACGATCACCGAGGGTCGCCTGACCGTCGACGGCTTTCGCACCGACGACCCCAAGACGAACATCAACCTCCTCCGCCAGGAGATCGGCATGGTCTTCCAGCACTTCAACCTCTACCCCCATAAGACGGTTCTGGAAAACATCACCCTGGCGCCGATCAAGGTGCGCAAGGTCGCCAAAGAGGACGCCGACCAGACGGCCATGTTCTACCTGAACAAGGTGGGCATCCCGGAAAAAGCCCAGGCCTATCCCACCCAACTGTCAGGCGGTCAGCAGCAACGGGTGGCCATCGCCCGAGGTCTGGCCATGAAACCGAAGATCATGCTCTTCGACGAGCCCACGTCTGCCCTCGACCCGGAGATGATCAACGAGGTCCTCGATGTGATGAAGACCCTGGCCAAAGAGGGGATGACCATGGTTGTCGTCACCCATGAGATGGGCTTTGCCCGTGAGGTGGCTGATCGGGTCATCTTCATGGACAACGGCTCCATCGTGGAAGAGGGCACGCCGGAGCATTTCTTCATCAACCCCCGTGAAGACCGGACCAAGCTGTTCCTGAGCAAGATCCTCACGTCGACGCGCTGA
- a CDS encoding P-loop NTPase, with translation MACEVVIAVMSGKGGTGKSTVTALLAAGLAKAGLSVGVVDADLVGPAIPALFGLKEPLRLEEGRWIPAVTRRGIAVLSAGLLPDEGMSLLAASPERRRAIIDEWIHCPALGERDVLLIDTPSGIGEAQEAVMDAFAASSGHPYRQRPVTATASAGATNRPAPLRNRFTGAVLVTSLRDLDRHVVRRTAAWLQEKGATIVGVVENGGEIECPHCETLIALSDGDAPWAEGDGVIACFPWSSTLIDFARAGRLEEYHHPLVFEMAINIWESSCKGC, from the coding sequence ATGGCTTGTGAGGTTGTCATCGCTGTGATGAGCGGGAAGGGCGGGACAGGCAAATCGACGGTGACGGCGCTCCTGGCCGCCGGGTTGGCCAAGGCCGGGCTGTCGGTCGGGGTGGTCGACGCCGATTTGGTCGGCCCGGCGATTCCGGCGCTCTTCGGACTGAAAGAACCGTTGCGCTTGGAGGAAGGACGTTGGATCCCCGCTGTGACGCGGCGGGGCATCGCCGTATTGTCGGCGGGACTGCTTCCAGATGAGGGGATGTCTTTGCTTGCCGCTTCACCGGAGCGCCGGCGCGCGATCATCGATGAATGGATCCACTGCCCGGCGTTAGGGGAGCGGGACGTGCTGCTCATCGACACACCGTCCGGTATAGGCGAGGCCCAAGAGGCGGTGATGGACGCCTTTGCAGCATCCTCCGGCCATCCCTATCGCCAGCGCCCCGTTACCGCTACCGCCAGTGCCGGCGCGACGAACCGACCGGCGCCGTTGAGAAACCGATTCACCGGCGCGGTGCTGGTCACATCGCTCCGCGACCTGGACCGGCATGTGGTCCGGCGGACGGCGGCCTGGTTACAGGAAAAAGGGGCGACCATCGTCGGGGTGGTGGAAAACGGGGGGGAGATCGAATGCCCCCACTGTGAAACCCTGATCGCCCTTTCAGACGGCGACGCCCCTTGGGCGGAAGGGGACGGTGTCATCGCCTGCTTTCCCTGGTCGTCCACACTGATCGACTTTGCCCGGGCGGGCAGGCTGGAAGAGTACCACCACCCCCTTGTCTTTGAGATGGCGATAAACATTTGGGAAAGTTCGTGCAAAGGGTGTTGA
- a CDS encoding GGDEF domain-containing response regulator has product MSRVMIVNDSSLEGRILLDLLSRRGYQVGIARDGIDALTMVKTFQPDVIISDIVLPRMSGLDMVRRLKEAVEDYDIPVIFASSSDAKHDRLECLKAGGSDYIQKPIDHEELVLRVEVALRHKTSIDSLKRREGILRAGSLRDPLTGLYNRRYFDQKMAEELARVDRYGSILTLIMLDIDHFKRINDNYGHLVGDKVLITMAGRLKLNVRATDTVCRFGGEEFAIIAAETDLKGAFALAEKMRETVANEPFFVADGKTLSVTSSFGISQCSRINETSQTLIDRADKALYEAKKCGRNRVEWLG; this is encoded by the coding sequence GTGTCAAGAGTTATGATCGTCAACGATTCGTCCCTGGAAGGTCGCATACTGCTCGATCTGCTGTCCCGCCGCGGGTACCAGGTGGGGATCGCCCGCGATGGAATTGACGCCCTGACCATGGTGAAGACCTTTCAGCCCGATGTGATCATTTCCGATATCGTGTTGCCGCGGATGTCCGGACTGGACATGGTCCGCCGGCTCAAGGAAGCCGTGGAAGACTACGACATCCCCGTCATCTTCGCCTCCTCCAGCGATGCCAAACATGACCGGCTGGAGTGCCTGAAGGCGGGGGGATCCGACTACATTCAAAAACCGATCGATCATGAGGAACTGGTCTTGCGGGTGGAGGTGGCCCTGCGCCACAAGACGTCCATCGACAGCTTGAAGCGGCGTGAAGGGATCCTCCGGGCCGGATCATTGCGCGATCCGCTCACCGGCTTGTACAACCGGCGCTACTTTGACCAAAAGATGGCCGAAGAGTTGGCCCGGGTGGACCGCTATGGCAGCATCCTGACCTTGATCATGCTGGACATCGACCATTTTAAGCGGATCAACGACAACTACGGCCACCTCGTCGGCGACAAGGTCCTGATCACCATGGCCGGGCGCCTCAAGTTGAACGTGCGGGCCACCGACACGGTTTGCCGCTTCGGAGGCGAGGAGTTCGCCATCATCGCCGCTGAGACGGATCTGAAGGGCGCCTTTGCCCTGGCTGAAAAAATGCGTGAGACGGTGGCCAATGAGCCCTTTTTCGTCGCTGACGGCAAGACGCTCAGCGTCACCTCGAGCTTCGGCATCTCCCAATGCAGCCGAATCAACGAGACCTCCCAGACGCTGATCGACCGGGCCGATAAGGCCCTCTATGAGGCGAAGAAATGCGGACGCAACCGCGTGGAGTGGTTGGGATGA
- a CDS encoding ABC transporter substrate-binding protein, whose amino-acid sequence MFKKWTKGIALCCTAALLGALAVGCGGGAPAGGEKKPAETQTQASGDYIQTIKNRGYLIAGVKNDVPLFGQLKAGADKPEGFEVDIMKELAKKLFGDESKVKLEKVESATRIPMLQNGQIDIVAGTTTITEERKKQVDFSDVYFMAGQSLLVKKDSPIKSVTDLKGKSVSTVRGSTSAKNIREKAPDAKVDEYATYTEAFQALKLGRAEAMTTDNSILMGFATDEPDYVLVGGLFTEEPYGFGFQKGHPEWVKYVNDFMKEMKANGKYDELYKKWFKQDPPK is encoded by the coding sequence ATGTTCAAAAAGTGGACCAAAGGAATCGCCCTTTGCTGCACGGCGGCACTCTTGGGCGCGTTGGCCGTCGGCTGCGGCGGCGGTGCGCCGGCCGGCGGCGAAAAGAAACCGGCCGAGACCCAGACCCAAGCTTCTGGCGACTACATTCAAACCATCAAAAACCGCGGCTATCTGATCGCCGGTGTCAAAAACGACGTGCCCCTTTTCGGCCAGTTGAAGGCCGGCGCGGACAAGCCCGAAGGCTTTGAAGTCGACATCATGAAAGAGCTGGCCAAAAAACTCTTCGGCGACGAGAGCAAGGTCAAGCTGGAGAAGGTGGAGTCGGCCACCCGCATCCCCATGCTGCAAAACGGCCAGATCGACATCGTCGCCGGCACGACGACGATCACAGAGGAACGGAAGAAGCAGGTCGATTTCTCTGATGTCTACTTCATGGCCGGTCAGTCCCTGCTGGTGAAAAAGGACAGCCCCATCAAGAGTGTGACCGACCTGAAAGGCAAGTCTGTCTCGACTGTTCGCGGTTCCACAAGCGCCAAGAACATACGGGAAAAAGCGCCTGACGCCAAGGTTGACGAGTATGCCACATACACGGAAGCCTTCCAGGCCTTGAAGCTGGGACGGGCCGAAGCCATGACGACGGACAACTCGATCCTGATGGGCTTTGCCACCGATGAGCCCGACTATGTGCTGGTTGGCGGTCTCTTCACGGAAGAACCCTACGGCTTTGGCTTCCAGAAAGGCCATCCCGAGTGGGTCAAATATGTGAACGACTTCATGAAAGAGATGAAAGCCAACGGCAAGTATGACGAGCTCTATAAGAAATGGTTCAAACAGGATCCGCCCAAGTAA
- a CDS encoding TIGR04222 domain-containing membrane protein gives MDWLALIPGPVFLILYPFLAGLMIVVAVLSIRADGAARRPLPQGAELDPVAMAYLRGGWKAVVEATVFDLHNRGRITFVPEDRRQRLVETMPDAGATPIEREVLDGFARYGTPREVYRNASFRSQMEKWLAPVRSTLEQAGLLRTAEERGRAAKITLMTVAAIVIIGVVKMVLGLHMDKPVALLAIEMIVLPVAAIILLRPSRRLSGLGVAYLKDANARFQWVRREFSQGSNPVDVNPALYVALFGAGFVTAGMGYDPYFEMFAPYSGRNGSPVNGSAGGCGGGSSDSGSGGGCGGGGGGCGGGGGCGGCGGG, from the coding sequence ATGGATTGGTTGGCTTTGATCCCGGGTCCGGTTTTTCTTATCCTCTACCCCTTCCTGGCGGGCTTGATGATTGTCGTCGCCGTGCTGTCGATCCGGGCAGACGGGGCCGCCCGGCGTCCACTGCCCCAAGGAGCGGAATTGGACCCTGTTGCCATGGCCTACCTGCGCGGCGGTTGGAAAGCGGTTGTGGAGGCGACAGTCTTTGACCTGCACAACCGGGGCCGGATCACCTTTGTGCCGGAAGACCGGCGGCAGCGGCTCGTTGAAACGATGCCAGATGCCGGGGCAACCCCGATCGAGCGGGAGGTGCTGGACGGCTTTGCCCGCTATGGAACGCCGCGGGAGGTTTATCGGAACGCTTCCTTTCGATCGCAGATGGAAAAATGGCTGGCGCCCGTCCGTTCCACCTTGGAGCAGGCGGGGTTGCTGCGCACTGCCGAGGAACGGGGCCGCGCCGCCAAAATCACCCTAATGACCGTGGCGGCGATCGTCATCATCGGGGTGGTCAAAATGGTGCTCGGCCTTCACATGGATAAACCGGTCGCGCTGCTGGCGATCGAGATGATTGTCTTGCCGGTGGCAGCGATCATTCTCTTGCGGCCCTCGCGCCGGTTGAGCGGCCTGGGTGTGGCCTACTTGAAGGATGCCAACGCGCGTTTTCAATGGGTGCGCCGCGAATTCAGCCAGGGAAGCAACCCTGTTGATGTAAACCCGGCATTGTATGTGGCCCTCTTCGGCGCCGGTTTCGTGACGGCCGGAATGGGATATGACCCCTATTTTGAGATGTTCGCTCCCTACAGCGGAAGAAATGGCTCCCCTGTCAACGGCTCGGCAGGCGGCTGTGGCGGAGGAAGCAGCGATTCCGGCAGCGGCGGCGGTTGCGGAGGAGGAGGCGGCGGCTGCGGTGGCGGTGGGGGCTGCGGCGGTTGTGGCGGCGGGTGA